Proteins encoded by one window of Hippoglossus hippoglossus isolate fHipHip1 chromosome 15, fHipHip1.pri, whole genome shotgun sequence:
- the ppp1r21 gene encoding protein phosphatase 1 regulatory subunit 21 isoform X2: MANVTDLQTKYSKLAQEYSKLRAQNQVLKKGVVDEQANSVSLKEQLKQRDQSLRKQEQEMDSLSFRNQQLAKRVELLQEELATSESKGKKGKHGLQTQSVFDEDLQKKIEENERLHIQFYEADEQHRRQEAELRTRLQELEKDSDQHQAVVDGLTTKYMENIERLQSDKVRLEVKAQTLEREAKECRMRTEECQQQLRRCQSELNKQVKQSSSVIQEKVPFNDTKFSDFNSLNVPPHNRRHQLKSRDVAGQALSFIQDLVAALLNFHSYTEQRVHIYPLDSSIEPISPLNQKFSQYLHENAAYVRPLEDSFLQLHQSITEDTVTVLETVVKLKTFADNFSSYTHFLQKILPYQLKSLEEESAATLSTAALTAKNQELQSDMKRITSVFDKLKNYINLLALPSVQQDAMPQSSTSAVFTQLAACLHSLHDAIKEMSKHYNQKAGLEQELPTITQKLCTTSECLLGSLGSLTSSTGKIATFFSNNLDFFTSSGYSPRTSTLSLNPLQAESMLANKKKAAAYIQAIKKPRPQTVAYKEALTNRRILTSSTESREGLTQQVMQSQEKIARLEQEKEHWLLEAQLGKVRLEKENQRIADLEVQLAAALGGSPNSLTAAVSTLAQSHEEAEMEQKASGKEATLCTSLVGMLCTTSTVEHAGDEESREQLIKTHYMVRVGELTTQLQISDSKAVHFHSECRALAKRLAIAEKSRETLSEEVKVANQNITRLQDELTTTKRSYEDQLSMMSDHLCSMNETLSKQREEIDTLKLGSKGNAKKNKGR, translated from the exons ATGGCGAACGTCACAGACCTGCAAACCAAATACAGCAAGCTGGCACAGGAGTACTCCAAG CTCCGTGCCCAGAATCAGGTGCTGAAGAAGGGAGTAGTAGATGAACAGGCCAACTCTGTCTCGCTAAAG gagcagctgaagcagAGGGACCAGAGCCTGAGGAAACAGGAGCAGGAGATGGACAGTCTCAGCTTCAGGAACCAACAACTAGCCAAGAGGGTGGAGCTGCTGCAAGAGGAGCTAGCCACCAGTGAATCCAAGGGCAAAAAGGGGAAG CATGGACTGCAGACACAGAGTGTATTTGATGAGGACCTGCAGAAGAAGATAGAAGAAAATGAGCGACTTCATATCCAA TTTTATGAAGCAGATGAGCAGCATAGGAGGCAGGAGGCTGAGCTGAGGACACGACTacaggagctggagaaagactCTGATCAGCACCAGGCTGTTGTGGACGGACTCACCACTAAGTACATGGAAAATATCGAGCGGCTGCAGAGCGACAAGGTGCGTTTAGAG GTGAAAGCACAGACTCTGGAGAGGGAAGCAAAAGAGTGCAGAATGCGAACAGAAGAGTG TCAGCAGCAGTTGAGGCGGTGCCAGTCGGAgctgaacaaacaggtgaaacagagcagcagtgttATCCAGGAGAAAGTGCCCTTCAATGACACCA AATTTAGTGACTTCAACAGCCTCAATGTTCCACCACACAATCGACGGCACCAG CTTAAGTCCCGGGATGTGGCAGGTCAGGCTTTGAGCTTCATTCAGGACCTGGTCGCTGCTCTGTTGAACTTCCACTCGTACACCGAGCAGAGAGTTCACATCTATCCCCTGGACTCCTCCATTGAGCCCATCTCCCCGCTGAACCAGAAG TTTTCTCAGTACCTTCATGAGAATGCAGCCTACGTGCGCCCCCTGGAGGACAGCTTCCTGCAGTTACACCAAAGCATCACAGAGGACACCGTCACAGTATTG GAGACTGTGGTGAAGCTGAAGACCTTTGCTGATAACTTCTCCTCGTACACCCACTTCCTTCAAAAGATTCTTCCCTACCAGCTGAAAAG CCTCGAAGAAGAGAGTGCGGCGACTCTTAGTACTGCTGCTCTCACTGCGAAAAACCAGGAGCTGCAGAGCGACATGAAGAGAATTACATCTGTGTTTGATAAACTGAAGAACTACATTAACCTTTTGGCCTTACCCA GTGTTCAGCAGGACGCCATGCCACAGAGCAGCACCTCAGCTGTCTTCACCCAGCTGGCCGCCTGCCTACACAGTCTCCACGATGCCATTAAAG AGATGTCAAAGCACTACAACCAGAAGGCCGGCTTAGAGCAGGAGCTCCCCACCATCACCCAGAAGCTCTGCACCACCTCAGAGTGTCTGCTGGGATCTCTGGGCTCGCTGACCAGCAGCACTGGCAAG ATCGCCACCTTCTTCAGCAACAACTTGGACTTCTTCACATCCTCAGGATACAGTCCGAGAACCAGCACACTATCCCTCAACCCCTTGCAAGCAGAGAGTATGTTGGCCAACAAAAAGAAAGCAGCCGCTTATATTCAAGCGATCAAAAAG CCCAGGCCACAGACCGTTGCATACAAAGAAGCCCTGACAAACCGTCGTATACTCACCAGTTCcactgagagcagagagggtCTCACTCAACAG GTGATGCAGAGCCAGGAGAAGATCGCTCggctggagcaggagaaggagcacTGGCTCCTGGAGGCCCAGCTGGGGAAGGTGCGGTTGGAAAAAGAGAACCAGCGCATTGCGGACCTGGAAGTGCAGCTCGCGGCGGCTCTAGGGGGAAGTCCAAACTCTCTGACAGCTGCAGTCAGCACGCTGGCGCAGAGCCACGAGGAAGCGGAGATGGAGCAGAAAGCGTCAGGGAAAGAGGCTACGCTGTGCACCAGCCTG GTCGGCATGTTGTGCACCACGTCCACAGTTGAACAT gcGGGAGACGAGGAGTCCAGGGAGCAGCTGATAAAGACTCACTACATGGTCAGAGTGGGAGAGCTCACCACCCAGCTGCAGATTTCCGACAGTAAAGCTGTGCACTTCCACTCTGAG TGTCGCGCTTTGGCCAAGAGATTAGCCATAGCAGAAAAATCGCGTGAGACACTGAGCGAGGAGGTCAAGGTGGCAAATCAGAACATCACACGCTTGCAG GATGAGCTGACTACGACTAAGAGGAGCTACGAGGACCAGCTCAGCATGATGAGCGACCACCTGTGCAGCATGAACGAGACTTTGAGCAAGCAGAGGGAGGAAATCGACACGCTCAAACTGGGCAGCAAG gGAAATGCCAAAAAGAACAAAGGTCGCTAG
- the ppp1r21 gene encoding protein phosphatase 1 regulatory subunit 21 isoform X1 codes for MANVTDLQTKYSKLAQEYSKLRAQNQVLKKGVVDEQANSVSLKEQLKQRDQSLRKQEQEMDSLSFRNQQLAKRVELLQEELATSESKGKKGKSKGDSPSQHGLQTQSVFDEDLQKKIEENERLHIQFYEADEQHRRQEAELRTRLQELEKDSDQHQAVVDGLTTKYMENIERLQSDKVRLEVKAQTLEREAKECRMRTEECQQQLRRCQSELNKQVKQSSSVIQEKVPFNDTKFSDFNSLNVPPHNRRHQLKSRDVAGQALSFIQDLVAALLNFHSYTEQRVHIYPLDSSIEPISPLNQKFSQYLHENAAYVRPLEDSFLQLHQSITEDTVTVLETVVKLKTFADNFSSYTHFLQKILPYQLKSLEEESAATLSTAALTAKNQELQSDMKRITSVFDKLKNYINLLALPSVQQDAMPQSSTSAVFTQLAACLHSLHDAIKEMSKHYNQKAGLEQELPTITQKLCTTSECLLGSLGSLTSSTGKIATFFSNNLDFFTSSGYSPRTSTLSLNPLQAESMLANKKKAAAYIQAIKKPRPQTVAYKEALTNRRILTSSTESREGLTQQVMQSQEKIARLEQEKEHWLLEAQLGKVRLEKENQRIADLEVQLAAALGGSPNSLTAAVSTLAQSHEEAEMEQKASGKEATLCTSLVGMLCTTSTVEHAGDEESREQLIKTHYMVRVGELTTQLQISDSKAVHFHSECRALAKRLAIAEKSRETLSEEVKVANQNITRLQDELTTTKRSYEDQLSMMSDHLCSMNETLSKQREEIDTLKLGSKGNAKKNKGR; via the exons ATGGCGAACGTCACAGACCTGCAAACCAAATACAGCAAGCTGGCACAGGAGTACTCCAAG CTCCGTGCCCAGAATCAGGTGCTGAAGAAGGGAGTAGTAGATGAACAGGCCAACTCTGTCTCGCTAAAG gagcagctgaagcagAGGGACCAGAGCCTGAGGAAACAGGAGCAGGAGATGGACAGTCTCAGCTTCAGGAACCAACAACTAGCCAAGAGGGTGGAGCTGCTGCAAGAGGAGCTAGCCACCAGTGAATCCAAGGGCAAAAAGGGGAAG AGTAAAGGAGACTCTCCCTCACAGCATGGACTGCAGACACAGAGTGTATTTGATGAGGACCTGCAGAAGAAGATAGAAGAAAATGAGCGACTTCATATCCAA TTTTATGAAGCAGATGAGCAGCATAGGAGGCAGGAGGCTGAGCTGAGGACACGACTacaggagctggagaaagactCTGATCAGCACCAGGCTGTTGTGGACGGACTCACCACTAAGTACATGGAAAATATCGAGCGGCTGCAGAGCGACAAGGTGCGTTTAGAG GTGAAAGCACAGACTCTGGAGAGGGAAGCAAAAGAGTGCAGAATGCGAACAGAAGAGTG TCAGCAGCAGTTGAGGCGGTGCCAGTCGGAgctgaacaaacaggtgaaacagagcagcagtgttATCCAGGAGAAAGTGCCCTTCAATGACACCA AATTTAGTGACTTCAACAGCCTCAATGTTCCACCACACAATCGACGGCACCAG CTTAAGTCCCGGGATGTGGCAGGTCAGGCTTTGAGCTTCATTCAGGACCTGGTCGCTGCTCTGTTGAACTTCCACTCGTACACCGAGCAGAGAGTTCACATCTATCCCCTGGACTCCTCCATTGAGCCCATCTCCCCGCTGAACCAGAAG TTTTCTCAGTACCTTCATGAGAATGCAGCCTACGTGCGCCCCCTGGAGGACAGCTTCCTGCAGTTACACCAAAGCATCACAGAGGACACCGTCACAGTATTG GAGACTGTGGTGAAGCTGAAGACCTTTGCTGATAACTTCTCCTCGTACACCCACTTCCTTCAAAAGATTCTTCCCTACCAGCTGAAAAG CCTCGAAGAAGAGAGTGCGGCGACTCTTAGTACTGCTGCTCTCACTGCGAAAAACCAGGAGCTGCAGAGCGACATGAAGAGAATTACATCTGTGTTTGATAAACTGAAGAACTACATTAACCTTTTGGCCTTACCCA GTGTTCAGCAGGACGCCATGCCACAGAGCAGCACCTCAGCTGTCTTCACCCAGCTGGCCGCCTGCCTACACAGTCTCCACGATGCCATTAAAG AGATGTCAAAGCACTACAACCAGAAGGCCGGCTTAGAGCAGGAGCTCCCCACCATCACCCAGAAGCTCTGCACCACCTCAGAGTGTCTGCTGGGATCTCTGGGCTCGCTGACCAGCAGCACTGGCAAG ATCGCCACCTTCTTCAGCAACAACTTGGACTTCTTCACATCCTCAGGATACAGTCCGAGAACCAGCACACTATCCCTCAACCCCTTGCAAGCAGAGAGTATGTTGGCCAACAAAAAGAAAGCAGCCGCTTATATTCAAGCGATCAAAAAG CCCAGGCCACAGACCGTTGCATACAAAGAAGCCCTGACAAACCGTCGTATACTCACCAGTTCcactgagagcagagagggtCTCACTCAACAG GTGATGCAGAGCCAGGAGAAGATCGCTCggctggagcaggagaaggagcacTGGCTCCTGGAGGCCCAGCTGGGGAAGGTGCGGTTGGAAAAAGAGAACCAGCGCATTGCGGACCTGGAAGTGCAGCTCGCGGCGGCTCTAGGGGGAAGTCCAAACTCTCTGACAGCTGCAGTCAGCACGCTGGCGCAGAGCCACGAGGAAGCGGAGATGGAGCAGAAAGCGTCAGGGAAAGAGGCTACGCTGTGCACCAGCCTG GTCGGCATGTTGTGCACCACGTCCACAGTTGAACAT gcGGGAGACGAGGAGTCCAGGGAGCAGCTGATAAAGACTCACTACATGGTCAGAGTGGGAGAGCTCACCACCCAGCTGCAGATTTCCGACAGTAAAGCTGTGCACTTCCACTCTGAG TGTCGCGCTTTGGCCAAGAGATTAGCCATAGCAGAAAAATCGCGTGAGACACTGAGCGAGGAGGTCAAGGTGGCAAATCAGAACATCACACGCTTGCAG GATGAGCTGACTACGACTAAGAGGAGCTACGAGGACCAGCTCAGCATGATGAGCGACCACCTGTGCAGCATGAACGAGACTTTGAGCAAGCAGAGGGAGGAAATCGACACGCTCAAACTGGGCAGCAAG gGAAATGCCAAAAAGAACAAAGGTCGCTAG